The genomic DNA GCGCAACAAGAACTTGAAGATAATGATTCTAGAAGAAAAGATGAGTGAGATCAAAGAGCGTTTGAAAGAAGAAGACTAGATTTTATTGAAAAACAAACAAAAGTTAAAACAATTCAGGCTGCTCTTAAAACTGACCACAGCATTTTAAATAAATTTGATTTTTCAAGTCAGCAAAGTAAAGTTGAAGAAAAAAAACCAATAAAAAGTGTAAAACAAACTAATGTTAAAACTATAAATTTGGAAAAACAAAATACATCTGTAGATTCAAATAAAAAACTTAAAAAAGAAACTATTGCAAGCTCAATTGAAAAAAGAATTAGAGAAGCTGCTTTAAGAGAACAAAAAGAAGCGGCGGCTGAAAAAGCAAGATTAGAAAAAGAAAAAAAAGAAGCAGCAGAATTAAAAGCTAAACTTGAAAAAGAAAAAAAAGAAGCAGCCGAACTAAAATTTAGAAAAGAAAAAGAAAAAAAAGCAGTTGAAGAAAAAGCTAGAAAAGAAAAAGAAAAAAAAGAAGCAGAAGAGAAGAAAAAAGTAGACGCTGAAAAAAAAGCTAAAAATAATTTAAAAGCTCAATCTAATTCAGTTTTTAAACCTAAAGAAGAAAAAGAAAAAGAAAAAGTAGATAAAAAACCAGCAGTTCTTACTCAAAGAGATTATGAAAAAGAACAAGCTGAGAAAGAAAAACTTTGAAAAGAATTATATGGTAAATCAAGAGTGCAAACGCAAGAAGCAAAAAGACCATCTACAAGTTCATTTGCACCAAGTCCAAAAAATACTGATAAAACACCACTTATAAAAGAAGAAAGTTTTGTTAATTTTAGATTATATGGACATACATATCCGATTGATGAATTAACTGATCCGAAACATAAATTATACGTATTTTGAAATACTATAAAAAATAAATATAAATCAGGAAATATCTCAGTTTGATTAAAAGAACAATCTAAATTTAAAAATTGATGAATTTATAAAAAACGTTTAAAAGCAGCAAAAAAAGCTAATAAAATGCAAACAAATAATGCTATTTCAAAACTAAATAACAATGATATAAATCAAAAAAAATTTAATAATAATATAAAACTACAAGAAAATACAAAAGATAATAATGTTGAATAAAAAAAAGATAATCTTATAGGAGAAATACTAAAATGTCACATGATATTATTATATGTTTATCAACAATCGTTTTAATAGTTTTTTTAATTGCTATTCCAGGAATGTTTTATCTTTTAGTTTCTAAGAATAAAAGGAAAGTTAAAACAGTTGAAGAAATTATCAATGAACCTTTCTTTGTTAATGAAGAACATAAAAAAGAAAATTGATGAATTTCAAAAGACGGAAGTTTCGAAAAAAAGTGATTGTTGAAACAAGATTTTGATTATAAGGTAGATTTCTTCGAGTACTATGAAAACTTTTCTAATGGTTTTTTTAGCTCAAAATTCATTAGAACTAAATATGTTTTAGTGGAATTAATGGATTTAAAATCAATCAATAAAACTGTTGATAGATTAAATTCATACTCAAATTGTTTAGAAAATATATGATGAAAAAAATATAAACCTTTATTTGAAAAACAATTTAAAGAAGTTTATTCTATAACAAGTGCTCCTGTATATTTCTTTTATAAATACTATTTTAAATTCGTTTATGATTTAAAAAATGTATTAGCCCATTATATGACAACTATTATAATTCCTAATACTATATTTTCAGAATTGAAAGCAAAACATTTAAAAAGTCTTGAAATCAACAAAAATGTTGATTATCAAAAAAATATTAATTTTGCTTTTGAACAAGTGAAGATAATTGCAGAATTACTAGAAAATAAAATTAAAGAAGAGTTTAAAAAAGAATTAATTACAAAAGGAAAAGAATGAAAATTTGATTATAATGAAGAAAATGCATTCAAATTTATATTTGAAGAAGATAGTTTTATTAAAAGAGTTTTATTAACTGATAGTGCTAAAAAAAGTAAAATAAATTCTAATAGTAATTTTGTCAAACATGAAAAAGATGAAAAACAAAATTTTAACATATAGAATTTTGATGTTAAAATGCTTTATAAAAGCATTTTTTTATATTTTTTAGTACCACTCATGCAATCAGATGAAATTACATCTAATAAAAGGTATAATCAAAGAAAAGAGGTTTTTATGAATTATAAAGCTAGTGATGCAATAGATTTAATTTATAGATTAATAGGAAATATTAGTGCAGTTTCGTTTCCTCATTTTTTAGACAATCACGGTAAAAAACGAAGCTTAGCTAACGATATAAAAGAGTTTTATCGAGATATGTATAAAAGAAAAATAAAATTAAAAGGAGAAGTAGAGAATCATTTTGATTTGAATAATTGATCGTTTTCACAAAATAAAGATGATATTTTAAAGGTTAAAAATTATTTTTTTGGAAACTTCTTTATAAAAACAGATTATAACTATTATCTAAATAAGCAACATATAAATGAAGAGTTGAATAAGTTTCATGATAAAGCTTTAGATAATACCTTTATTTCAAATCTTACCAAAATCGATTGAAGTAGAACAACAAGAATAATAGAAGCAAGTTTTTTAACTTGAATAAACAACAAAAATTTAAAACAAGATGATGAGTTAAAACATCGACTAACTTTAATTTTAACAAGTTTAAATGAAAAAGAAGAAATTAATTATAATCAAAAATATAAAATATTTTTAGAAACTATTGATAAATATAAAGATTTTGTAAATATGTACGATAAAGAAGAATTGCTTAAAACTCCAATTAACAGTGATAGTTACGAGAAATATAATCAGATTTTAAAAATATATGAATATATTGAAAATGGGATGTCAATAGAAGAATATTTAGATTCAGAAAACATTATTATGCAAATTAAAAAGCTACCAGATAATGCTGAATTATGAGAATATGATTTTACAAAAGTTTTATTAAAAAGAGTTTTTTTAATAACGTTGATTAACAGCGTTTTTAAAACTCATGCATCTTCTGCTCCAATTGCTAAAATAGAAATGATTATATCAAATGGTGGATTTAAAATAGATTTTCAAAAAATACCACTAAATAATCTATATATTGCACTAACTCAAAATGAAGAAAATGTTAAAAAACTAATAAAGATAAGTGGTCAAAAACTAAATCGTGACTTAATTGATTTAGTAAAAGGTTTATTTAAAAACTTATTAATAAATATGCAGTTGAATCAATACCATTCATTTGATAACAAAGAAATATTTTATGTGCCTAATAAAAAAGTTATTTATTCATATTTAAAAGAGATCGGAAATTTAATAAAATATCATGAATCTAATCTAAATGAACCAATTTTATCTCATCCAGGTGATAATTTAAGTGATTTTAAAATTGCTATATCTAGTTCGTTACTTAATTTTGAGGATAAAAATGCTATTATTGATGTTTTAAGAAAAAATTACAAAGAAATAAAAGATTATCCAAATGCGGTATTATTAAAAACTATTGAATATATAGAATCACTATCTAATGTTGAAAATATTTAACTTATTTTAATTGTGTAAAATAGGAGATTAAAATGTGTTGTAATTGTAAAGATAATATTTTAAATAATTGTTCATGTTCAATATATGAAGTTGAATGTAATTTGAATTGTTGTTGGTGTTGTTTATATTCAAGAATGGTAGATTTCGAAGCTAAAAAAAATTTTTTTAATATTTTAATAACTGATTTTACAAATGTATTAGCAAAACAAAAACATTTAAAAGTAATTAAAAAAGTTTTAAAAAATTCTTTAAAAGATTTAAATGAGTGCGAACAAGAGTTAAAAATTATTAAGGCAAAAAATTATATAAGTCTTATTAACTCTGATAATGATATTGAAAATATTGTAAAAGATATTGAATTGGATTTAGGTTTAAAAATAAGAAATATAATTAAACAATGAGAAATATATATTGAAATTAGTTATTTAATTTTAGATCTTGATAAAAGTTATTTTTCAAAAAAAACCTATAAAAACTTATCAGATATTTATGATTATATGAATGATTTTTTATTTGAACTAGCAAAACTGTTTAAAACAATAGTTTTCTCTCAAGATAATGCAAGTTTTATTTATACAATTCAAGAAAATTTTATTGATCTAGATAAAACATTAAAAAATTTTCATTCAAAGTTAGAGCAATAAATTGGGCATTTATACCATATATTTGTTATAATAAAAATTGTATGAAATATGTATAAACTAGGAGGCAAAAGTATAATGAAATTTGAAGCAAAAAAATTAGTTGATAAGGGACAAGGAGTTTGGATTGTAACCATTGATGGTAAAGATTGAGAATTTGCTGTTAAAAAAGGGAAGAATAAAGTAGCTTCATCAATTAAAATTGATGGTTTTAGAGAAGGAAAAGCGCCAAAAGAATTACTTGAAAAACATATTACACCTGTTAAATATTTAAATGCAGCTGTTCAATCAATTATGGAAAAAGCATGAGATTTTGCAAAAGAACAAAAAAGTGATGTTGAACCATTTTCTTCTCCAACACCAACCCCAACAAAAGTATCTGAAAAATTTTGTGAATTAGAATTTGTATTCGATTTAAAACCAGAAATTGAAATTGGTGAATACAAAGGGTTAAAATCAAAAGATTTAGTGAAAGAAGATTTTAAAGCAACTAAAGAAGAAATTGATATTGCAATTGATCAATATCGTGATCGTTTTGCATTAGAAAAAGATAAAGACAAAGATGCAAAAATAGCAAAAGGAGATGTTGCTATATTTGACTTTGAAGGATTTGTTGATGGAGTCGCATTTAAAGGTGGGAAAGGTTTGGATTTTAGATTAGTAATTGGGTCAAATCAAATGATTCCTGGTTTTGAAGATGAATTAATCGGTAAGAAATTAGGTGAGTCAAAAATTAAAGTAACTTTTCCAGAAGATTACACACCAGAATTATCAGGAAAAGATGCAGAATTTGTAATAAATGTAAAATCAATTAAAGAAAGAATTTTACCGGAAAAAGATGATGAATTAGCAAAAGATTTAAATTTACCAAATATAAAAACTTATAAAGAATTAGAAAACAGTGTAAAACAACAAATAATAGATCAAAAGACATTAAGTTTAAAAAACACATTTGTAAACAAAGTAATTGATATGATTATTGCTTCTTCCAAAATAGAGTTGCCAAAATCCGCTATTAATAGAGAAATTGAAAACCTATACAAAGAATTTGAAGCACGTGTTGCAAATCAAAAATTAACTATGAAAGAATATAAGAAAAAAACTGGTTTAACTGACGATAAAATAAGAGAAGAATTGTTTGACGATGCCAAAAGAAAGATTTGTAGCTATTTAGTAACAGATAAAGTAAGAAATACAGAAAAGTTTGAACCTACTAAAGAACAAATCGAGGAAAAATATAGTAAATTAGCAGCACAATTTGGAGTAGATGCAGATTACATTAGAAAAACAATTCTGCCAGAAGCTCAAATTAAAGAAGAAATAATCAGAGAGCAAATTGTAGACTTTTTATATGAAAATAATGGCTAAAATATGATTAATATCATATTTTTTTTAAAATTTTTAGCACTTTACACTTGACAGTGCTAAAAAGTATGTTATTATTATTTTGTACCAATATAAATTTAGGGGGAATAGTATGAAAAATTCAAAAAGACTACCGCTTTTGGTAACAAGAGGTAGCTATGTATATCCAAGCTTTGAACAAGTGCTAGAGATTGGTAGGGATAAGACTACTTTAGCAGTAAAAGAAGCTGTTGAGCACAACGATGGTTTGATACTAATCGTATCTCAAAAAAAACCATTAGAAGATGATCCAGATACAAATGAATTATTTAACTTTGGTGTGCTTGCAAAAGTAAATATTAAAAAAGAGTGAAAAGATGGTACTTTAACTGTAAACATAAAAACTATTTCAAGAGCAGCAATTAGTGCAATTGAATTAGATGGGTATTATTCGGCAGAGTATGAAGAAAAAATACCTAATAGTAAAAATAATAAAGATGATGTTGAAAAAATTACAAAACACATTAAACAAATGATTGCTAGTCAAGATGAATTTCCAGCAGAAGTTGAAGAAATTTTAAAAGATTCAACAGCAAATATGGATGCAAGTTTCTTAGTTGATAGTGCAGCACACTTAATGCCATTTATGCCAATTGAAAAGAAACAAGCAATTTTAGAAGAAATTGATCCTGTTAAAAGAATTGGGATCATCAATGACTTTTTAGATGAGAAGCGTCAATCAGCAGACATTGAAACATCAATTAGTAAAAAAATTAAATCTAGAGTTGATGAACAACAAAGAGAATTCTATTTAAGAGAAAAATTAAAAGCTATTAAAGAAGAATTAGGTGATATGGATGGGGAAGGAGACGATATTAAAAAATATAAAAAGCGTCTTGAAACCGAACCTTTCCCAGAACACATCAAAAAACGTATTATGCAAGAAATTGAAAGATATGAAGGATTACCTTCATCTTCAAGTGAAGCAAACATCATCAGAACTTATATAGATTGAATGATGCAAACTCCATGATGACAAAAAGCAGAAGAAAAAACTGATTTAAAATTTGCAAAAGAAATTTTAGATAAACATCATTATGGTTTAGAAAAAGTTAAAGAAAGAATTATCGAGTACTTAGCTGTAAAACAAAATACAAATAAAGTGAAAGGTCAAATTATTACTTTAGTAGGTCCTCCAGGAGTAGGAAAAACTAGTTTAGCAAAATCAATAGCAGATGCTATGGGTAGAAATTTTGTTAAAGTAGCTCTTGGTGGAATTAAAGATGAATCTGAAATTAGAGGTCACAGAAAAACATATATTGGTGCTATGCCAGGAAGAATTATTCAAGGGATGAAAAAAGCTGGAGTAAAAAACCCAGTGTTCTTATTGGATGAAATTGATAAAATGGCAAGTGATTACAGAGGAGATCCAGCTTCAGCAATGCTTGAAGTATTAGATCCAGAACAAAACTCAAAATTTTCAGATCACTACTTAGAAGAAGAATACGATTTAAGTGATGTTGTATTTATTGCAACAGCAAACTATCCTGATGGAATTCCTGAAGCATTATATGACAGAATGGAAATTATTGAATTATCAAGTTATACAGAAATAGAAAAACTAAAAATTGCAAAAGAATATTTAGTGCCAAAAGTTTTAGAAGATCATGCTGTAACTCCAGAACAAGTAAAATTTACAGTAGAAGGTTTAAATGAAATTATTAAACACTATACAAGAGAAGCGGGAGTTCGTCAATTAGAACGTTGAATTGCTTCAATTACAAGAAAATTTGTTGTAAAAATGTTAAATAAAGAAATTGAAACTTTAGTCGTCACTCCAGAAATTGTAAATGAATTGTTAAAAAAACGTATATTTGAACATACTGAAAAAGAAAAAGATGCTCAAGTTGGAGTGGTAACTGGATTAGCATATACTCAATTTGGTGGAGATATCTTACCTATTGAAGTAAATCACTTCCCAGGTAAAGGTGGATTAATTTTAACTGGTAAACTTGGAGATGTTATGAAAGAATCTGCAACAATTGCATATGACTTTGTAAAATCAAATTTCAAATCATTTAATATTCCAAAAGAAGTGTTTAATGAAAATGACATTCATATTCACGTACCAGAAGGAGCTGTACCAAAAGATGGTCCTAGTGCTGGGGTAACAATTACAACAGCGATAGTTTCTGCTTTAACAAATAAACCAGTACCAAAAGATATTGGTATGACTGGTGAAATAACTTTAAGAGGATTAGTTTTTCCAATTGGTGGATTAAGAGAAAAATCAATCTCAGCAAATAGAAGTGGATTAAGTAAAATTATTATTCCATTTAAAAACCAAAAAGATATTGAAGAAATTCCTGAAGAAGTTAGAAATGCATTAAAAATTGTACCTGTACAAAGATATGAAGAAGTTTATGAAGAAGTATTTGGATCAAAACCTGCTGCATTTACAACTGAATTACCAATTGCTACTTCATCAGATTCAAGTGCAAAATCAGCAGAAAGTCATTAATATTTAAAATCAACACTACAAAGTGTTGATTTTTTATTTAAAATATTAAAGTGAGTAGGAGAAGAAAATGGATAAAGCACTTAGTTTTTTATTAAGACCAACAACATTAAAAAAAGTTATTGGTCAAACTCATTTATTAAATAAAAATGGTATTATAACAAAAATGGTTGAAAAGAATTTTGTTGCTAATTTAATTTTTTATGGTCCTCCAGGAATAGGAAAAACTTCAACTGCTATTTCGTTAGCAAATGATTTAAATTGTGAATATATACAGTTTAATGCTTCAAAAGATAAAAAAGAAACTTTAATAAAATTAATAGAACTAAAAACATCTAAAAATAAGTTAATTTTAATAATTGATGAAATCCATAGAATGAATAGAAATATTCAAGATTACTTATTAGAGTTTTTAGAAACTAGAGAGATTGTAGTTTTTATTACAACTACAGAAAATCCTTATTTTGTAATTAATCCTGCAATTAGAAGTAGATGTACTGTTTTACAACTAAATGAAATTTCAAAAGAAGAGATGATTGAGGGAATAAAAAA from Spiroplasma tabanidicola includes the following:
- the tig gene encoding trigger factor, with the translated sequence MKFEAKKLVDKGQGVWIVTIDGKDWEFAVKKGKNKVASSIKIDGFREGKAPKELLEKHITPVKYLNAAVQSIMEKAWDFAKEQKSDVEPFSSPTPTPTKVSEKFCELEFVFDLKPEIEIGEYKGLKSKDLVKEDFKATKEEIDIAIDQYRDRFALEKDKDKDAKIAKGDVAIFDFEGFVDGVAFKGGKGLDFRLVIGSNQMIPGFEDELIGKKLGESKIKVTFPEDYTPELSGKDAEFVINVKSIKERILPEKDDELAKDLNLPNIKTYKELENSVKQQIIDQKTLSLKNTFVNKVIDMIIASSKIELPKSAINREIENLYKEFEARVANQKLTMKEYKKKTGLTDDKIREELFDDAKRKICSYLVTDKVRNTEKFEPTKEQIEEKYSKLAAQFGVDADYIRKTILPEAQIKEEIIREQIVDFLYENNG
- the lon gene encoding endopeptidase La; translation: MKNSKRLPLLVTRGSYVYPSFEQVLEIGRDKTTLAVKEAVEHNDGLILIVSQKKPLEDDPDTNELFNFGVLAKVNIKKEWKDGTLTVNIKTISRAAISAIELDGYYSAEYEEKIPNSKNNKDDVEKITKHIKQMIASQDEFPAEVEEILKDSTANMDASFLVDSAAHLMPFMPIEKKQAILEEIDPVKRIGIINDFLDEKRQSADIETSISKKIKSRVDEQQREFYLREKLKAIKEELGDMDGEGDDIKKYKKRLETEPFPEHIKKRIMQEIERYEGLPSSSSEANIIRTYIDWMMQTPWWQKAEEKTDLKFAKEILDKHHYGLEKVKERIIEYLAVKQNTNKVKGQIITLVGPPGVGKTSLAKSIADAMGRNFVKVALGGIKDESEIRGHRKTYIGAMPGRIIQGMKKAGVKNPVFLLDEIDKMASDYRGDPASAMLEVLDPEQNSKFSDHYLEEEYDLSDVVFIATANYPDGIPEALYDRMEIIELSSYTEIEKLKIAKEYLVPKVLEDHAVTPEQVKFTVEGLNEIIKHYTREAGVRQLERWIASITRKFVVKMLNKEIETLVVTPEIVNELLKKRIFEHTEKEKDAQVGVVTGLAYTQFGGDILPIEVNHFPGKGGLILTGKLGDVMKESATIAYDFVKSNFKSFNIPKEVFNENDIHIHVPEGAVPKDGPSAGVTITTAIVSALTNKPVPKDIGMTGEITLRGLVFPIGGLREKSISANRSGLSKIIIPFKNQKDIEEIPEEVRNALKIVPVQRYEEVYEEVFGSKPAAFTTELPIATSSDSSAKSAESH